A stretch of Trichomycterus rosablanca isolate fTriRos1 chromosome 8, fTriRos1.hap1, whole genome shotgun sequence DNA encodes these proteins:
- the si:ch211-153b23.4 gene encoding uncharacterized protein si:ch211-153b23.4, translated as MAASDHHKSLHFSICILAISAGSLLLLVNDYASSPDEAFIPDTALGIELLIIAALLAYAGVCRGLSQSSLFTTLCLTISALWCGSGLVHILTGEGIISEGNELRNAMIPGLAAFTLALLVICVVAVVQGQVVLCFIALTISLACAHEIAGLADLKFRQAATGACYLLVCLVCAYFGIGRLLLYITSGHVELPGTGLIDKTSQSAQGQDANSVIAVGLVMNLLSASVLACPVLGVVPRLFIGHVPWLWTAGVFQLGVCVLCFRALDILAATFFGFTSILKLAEGYSALVKDLTNQTPFSPVPFPTVFAVLFFILALFSCVRSLLDGVYLLFFVAYCIAIAAQPGGFFQGGTQGVQAAIFVASALMILVTLYNQGSQKKIPTGEGLLKSLLARSNRFTLRTQDKDLHAPYLGYSKYADAEVLGHGCSMLAAFAITASMASQDPLTVLILPWAVVSGGVLQLLCGLVAFARGKTLESTAFIYYGMMWTVWGLTRFGGLYGDVRGFHVAVGIISFMVFNVLVAGGTLFLNTAWFVYAVCFQLILISFLLDAVDALPYGYDIGVTIIFGLVSFYFFLASLLNCTFETPQLPFGEPLIKLSGFGGGRDRCPHLQARKSSSVKQIAEIMKNGGICGMPTDTVYVLVAACNRPGAVEKAYKVKKQAQERPMSIWISSIKQLEPVRHQINPLLWDFMEVAWPSSISLVIPRAPWMDSFGLNESSQYIGTPQSIAIRNPDCTVANHLISLVGPIAVTSANPTGEADTTHHNQVYAKLGNKVDGVLCDGPSPENIASTVVDCTKIESGQIGFYRVGLIPKSKVLELFEKIQRRHRHGRLNAGFETDITDSLTKSQTELPDSETDSGLSQPTPAESLSSLDLSQHGNQDENDEEGS; from the exons ATGGCTGCTTCTGATCACCACAAATCTCTGCATTTCTCCATCTGTATTCTCGCCATTTCTGCTG GTTCCTTGCTGCTTCTGGTTAATGACTATGCCAGCTCTCCTGATGAAGCCTTTATTCCTGACACGGCTCTGGGCATCGAGCTGCTCATTATCGCGGCCCTGCTGGCGTATGCTG GAGTGTGTCGGGGTCTGTCTCAGAGCTCCCTGTTCACCACACTGTGTCTGACAATCTCAGCGCTGTGGTGCGGATCTGGACTGGTTCACATCTTGACCGGGGAGGGTATAATCAGTGAGGGGAACGAGCTCCGAAATGCCATGATACCCGGCCTGGCTGCGTTTACGTTGGCATTGCTTGTGATTTGTGTAGTAGCGGTTGTGCAGGGACAGGTGGTGCTGTGCTTTATCGCTCTGACCATAAGTCTGGCGTGCGCCCATGAGATCGCCGGTCTGGCGGATTTAAAATTTCGCCAGGCTGCCACAGGCGCCTGTTACCTTTTGGTCTGTTTGGTCTGTGCGTATTTCGGTATTGGGCGTTTGTTGTTGTATATCACAAGCGGTCACGTTGAACTGCCAGGGACTGGTCTGATTGATAAGACCAGTCAGTCGGCTCAAGGTCAAGATGCTAACAGTGTAATTGCTGTGGGATTGGTAATGAACCTGCTGTCAGCTAGCGTGCTAGCTTGTCCAGTGCTTGGTGTGGTCCCTCGGCTGTTTATTGGTCACGTCCCGTGGCTCTGGACGGCTGGAGTCTTCCAGCTGGGGGTGTGTGTTCTGTGCTTTAGAGCTTTGGACATCTTGGCAGCGACTTTCTTCGGCTTCACGAGCATTTTAAAGTTGGCCGAGGGGTACAGCGCACTGGTCAAGGACCTGACCAATCAGACGCCGTTCTCTCCCGTCCCTTTCCCTACTGTGTTCGCGGTTTTGTTTTTCATCCTCGCGTTGTTTAGCTGCGTCAGGAGCTTACTTGATGGTGTTTACCTGCTGTTTTTCGTCGCATACTGTATAGCCATCGCCGCCCAGCCTGGAGGGTTCTTCCAGGGGGGTACGCAAGGTGTTCAAGCGGCTATATTTGTAGCGTCTGCCCTAATGATCCTGGTGACTCTTTACAACCAAGGATCTCAAAAAAAGATACCAACAGGTGAGGGTTTACTTAAAAGCCTTCTCGCTCGCAGCAATCGATTCACCCTACGCACCCAAGACAAGGACCTCCACGCCCCATATCTGGGCTATTCTAAATATGCTGATGCTGAAGTCCTAGGTCATGGCTGTAGCATGCTAGCGGCTTTTGCGATCACAGCTAGCATGGCCAGTCAGGATCCTTTGACCGTTCTGATTTTGCCCTGGGCTGTAGTTTCAGGCGGCGTCCTGCAGTTACTGTGTGGATTAGTGGCCTTTGCCAGGGGAAAGACCCTTGAGAGTACTGCCTTTATCTACTATGGCATGATGTGGACCGTGTGGGGTCTGACACGTTTCGGTGGGCTTTACGGTGACGTCAGAGGGTTTCACGTTGCAGTGGGAATCATCAGCTTCATGGTTTTTAACGTTCTGGTCGCAGGCGGGACACTTTTCCTCAACACAGCATGGTTTGTTTACGCCGTTTGCTTCCAGCTCATTCTCATTAGCTTCCTGCTCGACGCTGTGGATGCGCTACCCTACGGTTACGACATCGGCGTCACCATCATTTTCGGCCTGGTCAGCTTCTACTTCTTCTTGGCCAGCTTGTTGAATTGCACGTTCGAGACGCCACAGCTTCCATTCGGTGAACCTCTGATCAAGCTGAGTGGATTTGGTGGAGGCAGAGACCGCTGTCCACACCTTCAGGCCAGGAAATCATCATCCGTCAAGCAGATCGCAG AGATCATGAAGAATGGAGGAATATGTGGAATGCCCACTGATACCGTCTACGTCCTTGTGGCAGCCTGCAATCGACCAGGTGCCGTTGAAAAAGCTTATAA GGTGAAAAAACAGGCTCAAGAACGTCCAATGTCCATCTGGATCTCCTCCATTAAACAGCTGGAACCAGTCAGACACCAGATAAATCCACTGCTGTGGGACTTCATGGAAGTTGCCTGGCCTTCGTCTATAAGCCTGGTCATTCCTAGAG CCCCCTGGATGGActcttttggtttaaatgaatcaTCACAATATATCGGCACCCCACAAAGCATAGCCATCAGGAACCCAGACTGCACTGTGGCAAATCATCTGATCAGCCTG GTCGGTCCCATTGCAGTTACGTCAGCAAACCCAACAGGTGAAGCAGATACAACTCATCATAACCAGGTTTATGCCAAGCTGGGTAATaag GTGGACGGGGTGCTTTGTGATGGACCCTCACCGGAAAACATCGCCTCCACTGTGGTGGACTGCACTAAGATCGAGAGCGGCCAGATTGGCTTTTACAGGGTCGGACTAATTCCTAAATCAaag gtcctggagctCTTTGAAAAGATTCAGAGGAGGCATCGACACGGACGGCTGAACGCTGGATTCGAGACGGACATCACAGATTCTCTGACAAAATCCCAGACAGAACTGCCAGATTCAGAAACAGACTCGGGTTTAAGCCAGCCCACCCCTGCAGAATCCCTCAGCTCATTGGATCTCAGCCAACATGGCAACCAGGATGAGAACGATGAGGAGGGATCTTAA
- the si:ch211-153b23.5 gene encoding glutamine amidotransferase-like class 1 domain-containing protein 3, mitochondrial encodes MAKRVALILAGCGVYDGTEIHEASAIMVHLSRAGAKVEMFAPNAEMMHVVNHCEGKPVTDKRNVMQESARIARGNITDLAGLDVANYDALIIPGGFGAAKNLSDWATKGKDFSVKPLVEKIIRSFHQAGKPLGMCCISPVLAAKVLPGCELTVGHDHECEKWPYAGVAKTMVELGCTHVNKNVEEVHVDKKNKLVTTSAFMCNAPLHQVFDGLGVMVTEVLKLA; translated from the exons ATGGCGAAGCGTGTAGCATTGATCCTTGCTGGCTGTGGAGTTTATGATGGCACTGAGATCCATGAAGCTTCTGCCATAATGGTACACCTGAGTCGAGCTGGAGCCAAG GTGGAAATGTTTGCCCCTAATGCTGAGATGATGCACGTGGTGAACCACTGCGAAGGAAAACCAGTGACGGACAAGCGCAACGTGATGCAGGAGAGTGCCCGCATCGCTCGAGGAAACATCACTGACCTGGCCGGGCTGGATGTAGCTAACTACGATGCTCTCATCATTCCAG GCGGGTTCGGAGCAGCTAAGAATCTCAGTGACTGGGCCACCAAGGGAAAAGATTTTTCTGTAAAGCCTCTGGTGGAGAAAATCATCAGGAGCTTCCACCAGGCAGGAAAACCTCTGGGAATGTGCTGCATCTCTCCAGTACTGGCAGCGAAGGTTCTACCCGGCTGTGAGCTCACCGTGGGTCATGACCACGAGTGTGAAAA GTGGCCGTATGCAGGAGTGGCTAAAACCATGGTGGAGCTCGGCTGTACCCACGTCAATAAGAACGTGGAGGAAGTTCATGTGGATAAGAAAAATAAACTGGTGACCACCAGTGCCTTCATGTGCAATGCCCCATTACATCAGGTTTTTGATGGACTTGGGGTGATGGTTACTGAAGTTCTTAAACTGGCCTGA
- the zgc:174917 gene encoding probable alpha-ketoglutarate-dependent hypophosphite dioxygenase: protein MGLEKTDVQMLYNKQGYLTSLNILNREDLQQARDAFAELERQFGEEYTSYSLHNVHMKYNWVMALAKHPNVLEVITAVLGPDVILLDSRFICKYPVSKQSSDIISNNQENQSSQESEHVLPYVAWHQDMKYWGLDGGPVVSVWLALDDAQEDNGALQVIPGSHFSGLLPHRQAQRAGNMLTVNQEIQEELVEKEKAVLCPLLAGQMSIHDGLLVHASDPNTSGRRRCGFVIRYVPTAAFPIQDPERPRRFHDTVVVSGQDKYNHFKSEF, encoded by the exons ATGGGACTTGAGAAGACAGACGTTCAGATGCTGTACAATAAGCAGGGCTATCTGACCAGCCTCAACATCCTGAACAGGGAGGATCTCCAGCAGGCCAGAGATGCCTTTGCTGAGCTGGAGAGACAATTTG GTGAGGAGTACACCTCGTACAGCCTGCACAACGTCCATATGAAATACAACTGGGTCATGGCACTAGCCAAACACCCAAACGTCCTGGAGGTGATCACGGCGGTCCTGGGTCCGGACGTTATCCTGCTGGACTCTCGTTTCATCTGCAAATACCCAGTGTCAAAACAAAGCAGCGACATTATTTCTAACAACCAGGAAAACCAGTCCAGTCAGGAGAGTGAGCACGTTCTTCCATATGTGGCGTGGCATCAGGATATGAA GTACTGGGGACTTGATGGTGGGCCGGTGGTTTCTGTCTGGCTGGCCTTGGATGATGCTCAGGAAGATAATGGTGCTCTACAGGTCATTCCAG GAAGTCACTTCTCTGGCCTTCTGCCTCATCGACAAGCACAGCGTGCGGGCAACATGCTGACGGTAAATCAGGAGATCCAAGAGGAGCTGGTGGAGAAGGAGAAGGCAGTGCTGTGCCCCCTACTGGCAGGGCAAATGTCT ATTCATGATGGACTCCTGGTTCATGCGAGTGACCCCAACACATCAGGAAGAAGACGCTGTGGCTTCGTGATCCGCTACGTCCCCACCGCAGCCTTTCCAATTCAG GACCCCGAGCGTCCGAGGCGTTTCCATGACACAGTGGTGGTCAGTGGGCAGGACAAGTACAACCACTTCAAGTCAGAATTTTGA